From the Phaeodactylum tricornutum CCAP 1055/1 chromosome 24, whole genome shotgun sequence genome, one window contains:
- a CDS encoding predicted protein, whose protein sequence is MYVSDEKGSTCAAEREAYLLRNFDFECPGTRFLAVSLWDNGIGANMNYIAVPALMAGLVTNRVVLFVNKVPGKRKIMSTRWSLASCPRRDFQCFFKAASPYVPTVKELNEAYGLTRTEKQDLFHRGEVPIGHENDKVIYMMGLQKTPSMHLGGRLESTLYNISMSLIDSAATKVADPALLRSAADSITSQDGNRPGYHFQFSTSKIHHGLLFYALRPSLLSKHRINSILNQVVPANFDPAKSIGLPIRGGLFFKKIFSL, encoded by the coding sequence ATGTACGTTTCGGACGAAAAGGGATCGACCTGTGCTGCTGAACGGGAGGCCTATCTGCTCAGGAATTTCGATTTCGAATGCCCTGGCACCAGGTTTCTGGCTGTTTCTCTTTGGGATAATGGCATAGGCGCCAACATGAACTACATTGCTGTGCCGGCCCTTATGGCGGGGCTTGTCACAAACCGTGTTGTACTGTTTGTCAATAAAGTTCCTGGAAAACGCAAAATAATGAGCACCAGGTGGTCTTTAGCATCGTGCCCTCGGAGGGATTTTCAGTGCTTTTTCAAAGCCGCTTCACCATACGTACCCACAGTCAAGGAGCTCAACGAAGCGTACGGCCTAACTAGAACGGAGAAGCAGGATCTATTTCACCGGGGAGAAGTTCCAATTGGTCATGAAAACGACAAGGTCATCTACATGATGGGGTTGCAAAAAACTCCGAGCATGCATTTAGGAGGCAGGCTAGAGTCCACGCTTTACAACATTTCCATGTCACTAATTGACAGCGCCGCGACGAAGGTTGCTGATCCGGCACTACTTCGAAGTGCTGCAGATTCAATCACGAGTCAAGACGGGAATCGACCAGGATATCACTTTCAATTTTCTACCTCCAAAATTCATCATGGACTTCTTTTCTACGCCCTCAGACCGAGCTTGTTGTCGAAACATAGAATCAACAGTATCTTGAATCAAGTTGTCCCGGCCAACTTTGACCCAGCCAAATCGATCGGCTTGCCAATCAGAGGTGGGCTATTCTTCAAGAAGATATTTAGCCTATAG
- the CYCP2 gene encoding predicted protein: MEHVFESPADSAPPQPAGITAAKGSSRILNSSHHGSQTGTATHGIVAVPSAKRLYRAADNRSVTRDIAALDFLLGIPLEAEAEIIRAGWLLQQQQEEERNDSVSEYSWKEEILEPPGSAKGKWWEKWVKDGDAACESKQIADESKLDQPRPGDDSAAHSPKKALGLVLPSYVPGRRLDGDEAIHVQIPLTTETLTNQKSIARQAAIRDWELKTAHGLKSNLPPLLDGRLFFSCGGSYPISTFSLIRYEPRKEEAALRRQKLEARGGGGTSFVMPARDWRGISYRLLLPRITDKRHKTFSKFSSKPEAFGRLKDDERQGNDNHSSSSSSSSDDSDVYIPGVLDDPEMVLGRHRKVMIGDRVTGPIVSSTIQFVKPALLKAELNKQFKDRFDGWEPPKSARKYIGAKVVDGEYKLMDPAEEYDDRSLDRRNRQNSVTSMASSSEGPADKQIRMPPSLTLSKIRSLKQQALIAAVKANLQVGTVALASVYFERLCLDCRVDKSNRRLSFAACLLLASKLNEPNVGLVMRHEEAPGDNVTTRLKSLVKPNKRSSTMFASLLEFFTQDWSLGLKSIFDAEWGVFAALSFSLHAPPSQVAFHFRRLMKTLERNPRTYLGDTMFDQWQDALADEEERRKERAKRRERRRRKKEGFLLNLHIEMQNDAIRRKEQEDIQERGHEGGKQGPSKPPTSQFKEKATVKKAGIKLFQRLGLRRSISQENVGEPMLSETEHTSKRKVVVGMTLSPSMPLLRPAAPNIPSRNEIIAIDIPHLDEMGLEESSVGSLQSDKGIFV, translated from the coding sequence ATGGAACACGTCTTTGAATCTCCTGCAGATTCTGCTCCGCCGCAGCCCGCCGGCATTACTGCTGCGAAAGGTTCATCGAGGATCCTAAATTCGTCACACCATGGTTCACAAACTGGAACTGCAACCCATGGAATCGTGGCAGTCCCTTCCGCAAAACGTCTCTATCGCGCTGCTGACAATAGATCAGTAACGAGAGACATTGCGGCTCTAGACTTCTTGCTTGGCATTCCTTTGGAGGCCGAGGCCGAAATCATCCGAGCTGGATGGCTCttacagcagcagcaagagGAAGAGAGGAACGACTCTGTCTCGGAGTATTCgtggaaagaagaaatcctGGAGCCACCTGGTTCCGCCAAAGGAAAATGGTGGGAGAAATGGGTGAAGGACGGCGATGCAGCTTGTGAGAGTAAGCAGATTGCGGACGAATCGAAACTTGATCAGCCTCGTCCAGGTGACGACTCGGCAGCTCACTCTCCAAAGAAAGCTCTTGGTCTTGTTCTTCCGTCCTATGTCCCTGGGCGACGATTGGATGGCGACGAAGCTATTCATGTTCAGATCCCCTTAACCACTGAAACTCTTACAAATCAGAAATCCATCGCCCGTCAAGCTGCAATCCGTGACTGGGAGCTGAAGACAGCACATGGACTAAAGTCAAATCTGCCCCCGTTGCTTGATGGCCGactcttcttctcctgtGGCGGATCGTACCCCATCTCAACATTCTCGTTAATTCGTTACGAACCAAGGAAAGAAGAGGCGGCTCTGCGACGACAAAAACTGGAAGCCCGAGGTGGTGGAGGGACAAGCTTTGTCATGCCAGCTCGAGACTGGAGAGGAATCTCGTACCGATTGCTTTTGCCAAGGATTACTGAcaaaagacacaaaacaTTTAGCAAGTTCTCCTCCAAGCCAGAAGCCTTCGGTCGCCTTAAAGATGATGAACgccaaggaaatgacaaTCACTCAAGCTCATCGTCTAGTAGCTCGGACGACTCTGATGTATATATCCCAGGAGTTCTGGATGACCCAGAGATGGTTCTCGGTCGACACCGAAAGGTCATGATCGGAGATCGTGTGACTGGTCCCATTGTTTCATCTACTATACAATTTGTGAAGCCAGCTCTTTTGAAAGCTGAACTCAATAAGCAATTCAAGGATCGCTTTGACGGATGGGAACCCCCGAAATCTGCTAGAAAATACATTGGAGCTAAGGTTGTTGATGGGGAGTATAAGCTTATGGATCCAGCAGAGGAATATGATGATCGCTCTCTGGATCGCCGAAACAGACAGAATTCTGTAACCTCCATGGCGTCTTCCAGTGAAGGACCAGCTGACAAGCAGATCAGAATGCCTCCGTCGTTGACCCTTTCGAAAATTCGTTCACTCAAACAACAAGCTCTTATAGCAGCTGTGAAGGCAAACTTGCAGGTCGGAACTGTTGCGTTGGCGAGCGTTTACTTTGAACGACTCTGCCTCGATTGCAGAGTTGATAAGTCAAACAGGCGCCTTTCCTTCGCAGCTTGCCTTCTCCTGGCTTCAAAGCTTAACGAGCCAAATGTTGGGTTGGTGATGAGACATGAGGAAGCCCCGGGCGATAATGTGACAACGCGATTGAAATCATTGGTAAAGCCAAATAAAAGGAGCAGCACTATGTTTGCCTCGTTGCTGGAGTTCTTCACCCAAGACTGGAGTCTCGGCCTCAAAAGCATATTTGACGCAGAATGGGGGGTGTTCGCCGCTTTGAGCTTTTCATTGCACGCTCCCCCCTCTCAGGTTGCCTTCCATTTTAGACGCCTCATGAAGACACTTGAAAGGAACCCGCGAACATACCTCGGTGACACGATGTTTGATCAGTGGCAGGATGCACtggcggacgaagaagaacgaagaaaagagCGGGCCAAGCGAAGAGAGCGACGGCGGAGAAAGAAGGAGGGTTTTTTGCTTAACCTACACATCGAAATGCAGAACGATGCCATAAGGAGAAAAGAGCAGGAAGATATCCAAGAGAGGGGCCACGAAGGTGGTAAACAAGGACCCTCGAAGCCTCCGACGAGCCAATTTAAGGAGAAAGCGACTGTAAAGAAGGCGGGAATAAAACTATTCCAGCGACTCGGATTGCGGAGATCGATTAGTCAGGAGAACGTTGGGGAGCCGATGCTTTCTGAAACAGAACATACCTCGAAACGGAAGGTGGTTGTAGGGATGACTCTCTCTCCTTCTATGCCTCTACTACGACCGGCAGCCCCAAATATTCCGTCAAGGAATGAGATTATTGCCATTGATATACCACACCTAGACGAAATGGGGTTAGAAGAAAGCTCTGTTGGATCCCTTCAAAGCGATAAGGGAATTTTTGTGTAA
- a CDS encoding predicted protein, producing the protein MNETSSRLGGYCSICWRRDGVQGAILQQCHDCKVLFHNDCYGMPSEMARDPHLLCHACKSVGDVIKVRQRDSTGKRIAIEIKERPTECCLCSVDDKEILLPMHPVYDDYGSSGRQILLPADPTTNRKKRLAWAHSLCAFVICSTPQTAGCVYGTTREGTFDGVESEDDTSVESVNSYLDEDRDDITIHHFVYVLDIQSKQKNKDWTERIRQNQISMKCIYCGRDDRPEYSYRIPIQCCANDDTEFSEFRGKHPSIALDDTCFQAMHVGCAMYGRNEAGELPDFRRVFFYPGKADGDESDSSTNNHYVDCVSNAFCDIHAKELGKKSRFPAGSKVARQITRTSGQRDPLVSPRKLAPKTTGKKKGLASMYERRSPARSNTVPVSGNKRVRLATLVTSSQITEDRIRSGTDKGKTQVPLTNVGKKSFMKPLSVSKSATRKLSDYVNDKQKSSRNQICDKPDAPKDMDAALQVHLKVLIKDISAELDEVGTRDVSIVKTTMQRLRAKWKRECQILGITSVDFVELWRYAKASIGKKFGIAFTSLKRNRVAQPIVPQADEKLHSIEKCTDGDTTCKIPSRGKQNGASMDRTTNVSCSSDIDNGPLNKPSVSVQKVTKKKLDKMSLEEIATSLQNAASNVESHCLHAFLETQKDLWKEKKIVAEGKFESVWSSVSKIVHRNHKSRSKGNQIDWSYLVVGKKYDPDRMDFSKWDTYEELR; encoded by the coding sequence ATGAACGAAACCAGTAGTCGTCTGGGGGGATATTGCTCTATCTGCTGGAGGCGAGATGGTGTCCAAGGAGCCATTTTACAACAGTGCCATGACTGCAAAGTCCTTTTCCATAACGATTGCTACGGCATGCCATCCGAAATGGCCCGCGATCCGCACTTGTTGTGCCATGCTTGTAAATCCGTCGGCGACGTCATCAAGGTGCGCCAGCGAGACAGCACTGGCAAGAGAATTGCCATTGAAATCAAGGAACGGCCTACAGAATGCTGTCTCTGTAGTGTTGACGATAAGGAAATTTTGCTCCCGATGCATCCGGTGTACGATGACTACGGCTCGTCCGGGAGACAAATCCTACTCCCGGCAGATCCTACCACGAACCGAAAGAAGCGGCTAGCATGGGCACATTCCCTTTGTGCCTTTGTCATTTGTTCCACTCCGCAGACGGCAGGGTGCGTTTACGGGACAACACGAGAGGGTACATTCGATGGTGTCGAATCGGAAGATGATACTTCTGTGGAATCCGTCAACTCTTATCTCGACGAAGATAGAGACGATATAACAATCCATCACTTTGTCTACGTACTTGATATTCAGAGTAAacaaaagaacaaagatTGGACTGAGCGCATCAGACAAAATCAGATTTCGATGAAGTGCATCTATTGTGGGAGAGATGACAGGCCCGAGTACTCTTACCGAATTCCAATCCAGTGCTgtgccaacgacgacacggAGTTTTCAGAGTTTCGCGGAAAACACCCTTCAATTGCACTAGACGATACATGCTTTCAGGCCATGCACGTTGGGTGCGCAATGTACGGGAGGAACGAAGCTGGCGAGCTGCCTGACTTTCGTAGAGTCTTTTTCTACCCGGGTAAAGCGGATGGAGACGAGTCCGATTCCTCCACCAACAACCACTACGTTGACTGCGTATCTAATGCCTTTTGCGATATTCATGCTAAAGAACTGGGCAAAAAAAGCCGCTTTCCTGCTGGTTCAAAGGTTGCCAGACAGATCACTCGTACTTCGGGGCAGCGGGACCCGTTAGTTTCTCCGCGAAAGCTTGCACCCAAAACCACTGGGAAAAAAAAAGGACTGGCCTCGATGTACGAGAGGAGAAGCCCAGCACGTTCGAATACTGTTCCGGTATCAGGAAACAAGCGTGTCAGGTTGGCGACACTTGTAACATCTTCCCAGATTACTGAGGATAGGATCAGATCTGGAACGGACAAAGGGAAAACGCAGGTTCCCTTGACAAACGTTGGAAAGAAATCTTTTATGAAGCCTTTGTCTGTATCTAAATCAGCCACGCGGAAGCTTTCCGACTATGTAAATGACAAACAAAAATCTAGCCGCAACCAAATATGCGATAAGCCGGATGCTCCAAAGGATATGGATGCAGCTCTCCAAGTTCATTTGAAAGTACTCATCAAGGATATTTCTGCTGAGTTGGATGAAGTGGGAACACGCGATGTTTCTATAGTGAAGACAACAATGCAAAGGCTTAGAGCAAAGTGGAAACGCGAATGTCAAATTTTGGGAATAACATCTGTTGATTTCGTCGAACTGTGGCGTTATGCGAAAGCTTCCATCGGGAAGAAGTTCGGAATAGCGTTTACTAGTTTGAAAAGAAACAGGGTTGCCCAGCCGATAGTACCCCAAGCCGACGAAAAATTGCACTCCATCGAGAAGTGTACTGATGGAGATACAACATGCAAAATACCATCTCGTGGCAAACAGAATGGAGCAAGTATGGACAGGACGACGAACGTTTCATGCTCCAGTGACATTGACAATGGCCCTTTGAACAAGCCCTCGGTTTCCGTTCAAAAGGTGACCAAGAAGAAGCTAGATAAAATGTCGCTCGAGGAGATAGCCACCAGCTTACAGAATGCGGCATCGAACGTTGAATCTCACTGTTTACATGCTTTTCTCGAAACACAAAAAGACTTGtggaaagaaaagaaaattgtCGCCGAAGGCAAGTTCGAAAGCGTTTGGAGCAGCGTGTCGAAAATAGTTCACCGAAACCACAAGTCTCGCAGTAAAGGCAATCAAATTGATTGGAGTTAtcttgtcgttggaaagaaaTACGATCCCGATAGAATGGATTTTTCCAAGTGGGATACTTACGAAGAACTAAGATAG
- the Lhcf11 gene encoding protein fucoxanthin chlorophyll a/c protein (Follows PID 30648): protein MKFAVFASLLASAAAFAPAQQSARTSVATNMAFENELGAQPPLGFFDPLGLVADGDQEKFDRLRYVELKHGRISMLAVVGYLVQENGIRLPGDIDYSGTSFASIPNGFAALSTISTAGIAQIVAFIGFLEIAVMKDITGGEFPGDFRNDYIDFGWDSFDEETQFKKRAIELNQGRAAQMGILALMVHEKLGVSLIPN, encoded by the coding sequence ATGAAGTTCGCCGTTTTCGCCTCCCTCCTTGcctccgccgccgccttCGCTCCGGCCCAGCAGTCCGCCCGTACCTCGGTCGCCACCAACATGGCCTTCGAGAACGAGCTCGGAGCCCAGCCTCCGCTTGGCTTCTTTGATCCCCTCGGATTGGTTGCCGACGGCGACCAGGAAAAGTTCGACCGTCTTCGTTACGTTGAACTCAAGCACGGACGTATTTCCATGCTTGCTGTCGTTGGTTACCTTGTCCAGGAGAACGGAATCCGTCTTCCGGGAGACATCGACTACTCCGGAACCAGCTTCGCTTCCATCCCCAATGGTTTCGCTGCTTTGTCCACCATCTCGACCGCCGGAATCGCTCAGATCGTTGCTTTCATTGGATTCCTCGAGATCGCGGTCATGAAGGACATAACTGGAGGAGAATTCCCTGGTGACTTCCGCAACGACTACATCGACTTCGGCTGGGACTCCTTCGATGAGGAAACTCAGTTCAAAAAGCGTGCTATTGAGCTCAACCAGGGCCGTGCCGCTCAGATGGGTATCCTTGCCTTGATGGTCCACGAAAAGTTGGGAGTTTCTCTCATCCCTAACTAA
- the Lhcf5 gene encoding protein fucoxanthin chlorophyll a/c protein (Followed by PID 51230-tandem duplication?), giving the protein MKFAVFASLLASAAAFAPAQQSARTSVATNMAFENELGAQPPLGFFDPLGLVADGDQEKFDRLRYVEIKHGRISMLAVAGYLVQENGIRLPGDIDYSGTSFESIPNGFAALTTISGAGIAQIVAFIGFLELAVMKDITGGEFVGDFRNDFIDFGWDSFDEETKMQKRAIELNQGRAAQMGILALMVHEQLGVSLIPN; this is encoded by the coding sequence ATGAAGTTCGCCGTTTTCGCCTCCCTACTTGcctccgccgccgccttCGCTCCGGCCCAGCAGTCCGCCCGTACCTCGGTCGCCACCAACATGGCCTTCGAGAACGAGCTCGGTGCCCAGCCTCCGCTTGGATTTTTCGATCCCCTCGGCCTCGTCGCCGACGGTGACCAGGAAAAGTTCGACCGTCTTCGTTACGTTGAGATCAAGCACGGACGTATTTCCATGCTTGCCGTTGCTGGATACCTCGTCCAGGAGAACGGAATCCGACTTCCGGGAGACATCGACTACTCCGGAACCAGCTTCGAATCGATCCCTAATGGTTTCGCCGCTTTGACCACCATCTCCGGTGCTGGTATTGCCCAGATCGTTGCTTTCATTGGATTCCTCGAGCTCGCCGTCATGAAGGATATCACTGGAGGAGAATTCGTAGGTGACTTCCGTAATGACTTTATTGATTTCGGCTGGGACTCCTTTGATGAGGAAACCAAGATGCAGAAGCGTGCTATTGAGCTCAACCAGGGCCGCGCCGCTCAGATGGGTATCCTTGCCTTGATGGTCCACGAACAGCTAGGGGTCTCCCTCATCCCCAACTAA
- a CDS encoding predicted protein, with protein sequence MLLSMLRPAAGCCLYLQLLVLSFSCVESFLTPSHLQNGLNGFSGLRYFHITGAPRLTVPLSESIDANRERATLSRIVVEDFALLITPAAMAGIAFSQYKDTSVAFHNFVEVASQNTWSPVDGGAYLTDLITPALNGPVTTVISILFATLVSMTVSNLLTRQNTMARALAEIIDDARRTEIHIENFPEPFRSRADSLVDSFVRGVFEDAAQKKICPVSLRSRQELGSLLKLLNQLSLEPNAPGMILGEAYAAVNRIIDHRSNLIAAYQTRFPIWHYGNLAILALAICVIFLMLTDKSALLFLGGFQLRMCWSMLIGTFAMLAVVIYDLNTPLSGVFKIVESTNMNSATRKTYGNILED encoded by the exons ATGCTTTTGTCAATGTTGAGGCCTGCCGCAGGCTGCTGCCTCTACTTACAGCTacttgttctttctttttcctgtGTTGAGAGTTTTTTGACTCCATCTCATCTACAGAACGGCCTCAATGGTTTTTCTGGGCTACGCTACTTTCATATAACTGGAGCTCCACGATTGACCGTTCCACTGTCGGAAAGTATTGATGCGAATCGAGAGAGGGCCACGCTTTCAagaatcgtcgtcgaagACTTTGCGCTGCTTATTACACCTGCAGCGATGGCTGGTATAGCTTTCAGTCAATACAAAGACACGTCTGTCGCCTTTCACAATTTCGTAGAAGTCGCTTCGCAAAATACCTGGTCACCAGTGGATGGGGGTGCATACCTTACCGATCTTATCACGCCGGCTTTGAACGGACCTGTGACAACCGTGATATCAATTTTGTTTGCTACGCTGGTTTCGATGACTGTGTCTAATTTGTTAACAAGACAGAATACAATGGCTAGGGCCTTAGCTGAAATCATTGATGACGCTCGTCGCACCGAGATTCATATTGAAAATTTTCCCGAGCCATTCAGGAGTCGGGCTGACTCCCTTGTGGACAGCTTTGTACGAGGGGTTTTCGAAGACGCAGCGCAGAAAAAGATATGTCCAGTTTCCCTTCGCAGTCGTCAGGAGCTTGGCTCTCTTCTGAAGCTTCTCAATCAGCTATCACTGGAACCTAATGCTCCGGGAATGATTTTGGGGGAAGCTTACGCCGCAGTTAACCGTATTATCGACCACCGGTCTAACCTGATTGCTGCATACCAAACCAGATTTCCTATTTGGCACTATGGTAATCTAGCCATATTGGCTTTGGCCATTTGCGTTATTTTTCTGATGCTAACCGATAAAAGCGCATTGCTGTTTCTGGGTGGATTTCAATTGCGAATGTGCTGGTCGATGCTTATTGGTACCTTTGCAATGCTGGCCGTAGTCATTTATGACTTGAATACGCCTCTTTCTGGTGTCTTTAAG ATTGTTGAGTCAACAAACATGAATTCCGCTACTCGTAAGACATACGGCAATATTCTCGAAGACTAA
- a CDS encoding predicted protein, whose product MAKHHPDLVMCRKQPGVAIGRLCEKCDGLCCICSSFVNPHTLVHICDECNYGSLEGRCVICGNAGVTDAYYCRECVQQEKDRDGCPKIVNLGSTKTDLFYERKKYGFKKR is encoded by the exons ATGGCAAAGCATCACCCCGATCTAGTCATGTGCCGCAAGCAGCCTGGCGTCGCCATCGGTCGCCTCTGCGAAAAAT GCGATGGGCTTTGCTGTATCTGCAGTTCGTTTGTCAATCCACATACGTTGGTGCACATTTGCGACGAATGCAACTACGGTAGTTTAGAAGGCCGGTGTGTCATATGTGGGAATGCGGGTGTTACGGACGCATATTATTGCCGCGAATGTGTACAACAAGAGAAAGATAGAGACGGATGCCCAAAAATTGTAAACCTGGGATCGACAAAAACAGATCTGTTCTACGAGCGGAAAAAATACGGCTTCAAGAAACGGTAG
- the L-SD gene encoding l-serine ammonia-lyase (serine dehydratase. Cysteine, glycine, serine & threonine metabolism), whose amino-acid sequence SGTMAFSSSAAEGTASPPSYSLVRRNGVRNVAVIAHVDHGKTTLVDKLLGAARRSQGISGDGVDRLLDSGELEQERGITITSKVTRLDYVNGGDRMVVNCVDTPGHADFCGEVDRILSMVDGVVLVVDAAEGPMTQTKYVLSRALTLGLKPVVVLNKCDRSDAMARIDSGETESKLLDLFDALGATDEQMNYVTLYASAREGWMTADPLEALEIAENGYAGDEKYGMTNLLDSIVSQIPEPAARMYNVETTSGESHDGTAFLGDTFSLAAVTVGFDAYLGRSCTGRIFSGSIAVNDSVSILKRDAAVGAGISPGSQNVAGVFVYEGISRTPYEKTAYAGDIVTLAGVPDAIAVGDTLTGTSDPVEEPIETPPLTPPTLSMDFGANNGPLAGKEGTKIASSKIRDRLVSETDNNVTLVVEKSEADSDKTVVFARGELQLGILVEQMRREGFEIIISPPRILTVICPETGKELEPFEEVTIDVDSEYSGTVVSALTGDRKGVMVEMSESSADGKSRLIFEVPSRGLLGFSSEIATATKGSAVVTHLFVENREYAGNLGSGLVKGKLVSNAQGKATSYALASLSARGTLFVAPGDEVYSGMVIGENAKIGDLEVNPVRAKETTNMRTQAKEEKVALPPPKRRSVEELIGYMAEDEVIEITPKSIRLRKEILDSSARE is encoded by the exons TCAGGAACGATGGCGTTCAGCTCTTCCGCTGCAGAAGGAACGGCCTCTCCGCCGTCATATTCCTTGGTTCGACGAAATGGAGTCCGAAATGTCGCTGTGATTGCTCAT GTTGATCACGGAAAAACTACTTTAGTCGACAAATTACTAGGCGCCGCTCGACGAAGTCAAGGTATTAGCGGTGATGGCGTTGATCGTCTTTTGGACTCTGGCGAGCTGGAACAAGAGCGTGGAATTACCATTACCTCTAAAGTTACAAGATTGGATTACGTGAACGGAGGCGATAGGATGGTGGTCAACTGTGTGGATACTCCTGGACACGCAGACTTTTGCGGGGAAGTCGATCGAATCCTTAGTATGGTCGATGGTGTAGTCCTTGTTGTGGACGCTGCAGAGGGCCCCATGACACAGACCAAGTACGTTCTCAGTCGGGCTCTCACTTTGGGACTTAAAcccgttgttgttttgaaCAAATGCGATCGTTCTGATGCGATGGCCAGAATAGATTCCGGAGAAACGGAAAGCAAACTGCTGGATCTTTTTGACGCGCTTGGTGCGACCGACGAGCAGATGAACTATGTGACCCTCTATGCGTCCGCAAGAGAAGGATGGATGACAGCTGACCCCTTAGAAGCACTGGAAATTGCTGAAAACGGTTATGCTGGTGATGAGAAATATGGTATGACGAATCTGCTGGACTCGATCGTCTCACAGATCCCTGAACCTGCTGCCCGAATGTACAATGTTGAGACTACTTCAGGCGAGTCCCATGATGGTACAGCCTTTTTGGGTGACACTTTTAGCTTAGCTGCTGTTACTGTCGGCTTCGATGCATATCTCGGACGGTCTTGCACTGGGCGCATTTTTTCAGGATCTATTGCTGTGAACGACAGTGTTTCTATATTGAAAAGAGACGCTGCCGTCGGAGCAGGTATTTCACCGGGTTCTCAGAACGTCGCTGGCGTCTTCGTCTACGAAGGAATAAGTAGGACTCCGTATGAAAAGACGGCATATGCGGGAGATATTGTGACTTTGGCTGGAGTCCCAGATGCGATCGCGGTGGGCGACACACTCACAGGTACATCCGACCCAGTCGAAGAGCCTATTGAAACTCCGCCTTTGACTCCCCCAACcctttcgatggattttggcGCAAACAATGGACCATTGGCGGGGAAGGAAGGCACCAAGATTGCCTCATCTAAGATTCGGGACCGCTTAGTTTCGGAGACAGACAACAACGTAACTCTTGTGGTGGAAAAGTCCGaggctgacagtgacaaaaCAGTTGTTTTCGCCCGCGGGGAGCTCCAGCTGGGAATTTTGGTGGAACAAATGCGGCGCGAAGGGTTTGAGATTATTATTTCTCCACCCCGTATCCTCACCGTTATTTGCCCAGAGACAGGTAAAGAGTTGGAACCGTTCGAGGAAGTAACGATTGACGTTGATTCTGAGTATTCTGGTACAGTTGTGAGCGCTTTAACCGGAGACAGGAAGGGAGTCATGGTGGAAATGAGTGAGAGTTCTGCTGACGGTAAAAGTAGATTGATTTTCGAGGTTCCGAGCCGAGGTTTGCTGGGCTTCTCGTCCGAAATTGCAACTGCGACAAAGGGGAGCGCTGTCGTCACCCATTTGTTCGTTGAAAATCGGGAGTATGCAGGTAACCTGGGAAGTGGTCTGGTGAAAGGCAAGCTGGTGAGCAACGCTCAAGGAAAAGCGACTTCTTACGCCCTTGCCTCGCTGTCTGCCAGAGGAACCCTCTTTGTCGCTCCCGGCGACGAGGTGTATAGCGGAATGGTAATTGGAGAAAATGCAAAAATTGGCGACCTCGAAGTCAATCCAGTTcgagcaaaagaaaccaCAAATATGAGGACCCAAGCCAAAGAGGAGAAGGTCGCGTTGCCTCCTCCAAAGAGAAGGAGTGTCGAGGAACTCATTG GGTACATGGCGGAAGACGAGGTCATCGAAATTACGCCTAAGAGTATTAGACTCAGAAAAGAGATTCTGGACTCTTCTGCCAGAGAG
- a CDS encoding predicted protein — MPLSTERKAEYFERLKSMLTQYSKAFIVEVDNVGSKQLQMTRRGLRGKAEVLMGKNTMMRKCMKEFVAENPGTPVEKLIETCRGNVGFVFTNGDLGEIREVLESNTRPAPARVGSVAPINVVVPKGPTGCDPGQTAFFQTLQIATKITRGQIEMVNDTALIQAGDRVTASQAALLLKLDIEPFTYGLVLKKVYDNGSLFDAKILEITDDVLASKFVGALNMIASLSLAMGFPTQASVPHSIANAYKAILAVTIQLENYSFDKADQVKEYLASE; from the coding sequence ATGCCCCTTTCCACTGAGCGTAAAGCTGAATACTTTGAGCGCTTGAAGTCGATGCTTACACAGTACTCCAAAGCTTTTATCGTTGAAGTCGATAATGTCGGTTCCAAGCAGCTCCAGATGACTCGTCGCGGCCTCCGCGGAAAGGCAGAAGTCCTCATGGGAAAGAACACCATGATGCGCAAGTGCATGAAAGAGTTCGTTGCCGAAAACCCGGGAACTCCTGTGGAAAAATTGATTGAGACGTGCCGCGGTAATGTCGGCTTTGTTTTCACCAACGGAGATTTGGGTGAAATTCGCGAAGTTTTGGAGTCCAACACTCGCCCCGCCCCGGCTCGTGTCGGTTCCGTCGCCCCGATCAATGTCGTCGTGCCTAAAGGTCCCACTGGATGTGACCCTGGCCAGACTGCCTTCTTCCAGACGCTTCAAATTGCAACCAAAATTACCCGCGGTCAGATTGAGATGGTCAATGACACTGCCCTCATTCAGGCTGGAGATCGTGTCACTGCTTCGCAGGCTGCTCTTCTTTTGAAGCTCGATATTGAACCATTTACCTATGGTTTGGTCCTCAAGAAGGTCTACGATAATGGATCGCTTTTTGATGCCAAAATTCTCGAGATCACGGATGATGTGTTGGCGAGCAAGTTCGTGGGTGCCCTTAACATGATTGCCTCGCTCTCTTTGGCCATGGGATTCCCTACCCAGGCAAGTGTTCCGCACAGTATCGCTAACGCCTACAAAGCAATTTTGGCTGTCACTATCCAGCTTGAAAATTACAGCTTCGACAAAGCTGACCAAGTCAAGGAATACCTAGCATCCGAGTAA